One Blastocatellia bacterium DNA window includes the following coding sequences:
- a CDS encoding 5'-nucleotidase, producing the protein MESWKNQLRLRAVEICAILAFFWPTLPVGQTPRTADVRIEPLQTAIDQSIAEDKTVKELVSRYGERLRKEMRTVIGRAAEDLDKGLGGGSLGAFVADVIRWRAEQLAGRPVHLALQNSGGLRRSIPKGPITVGTIFEVMPFENQIVLCDLPGDLVSKVIERLVERATEQMTDALSGATIIACEGKVRSALISGAPIDPRKVYTLATSDFLQQGGASYDMLKECRRVTETGILIRQALIDFIRAETAAHREIRGPATDRFRINCGS; encoded by the coding sequence ATGGAGAGCTGGAAAAATCAGCTCCGTCTGAGGGCGGTGGAGATCTGCGCGATCCTTGCCTTTTTCTGGCCAACCCTTCCAGTCGGACAAACACCGCGCACAGCAGACGTGCGGATCGAGCCGTTGCAGACGGCGATTGATCAGTCCATTGCTGAGGATAAAACAGTCAAGGAACTGGTCTCCCGCTATGGCGAGCGCCTGCGGAAAGAGATGCGCACGGTCATCGGTCGCGCAGCGGAAGACCTCGATAAAGGATTGGGCGGGGGCTCGCTGGGCGCATTCGTGGCCGATGTCATCCGCTGGCGGGCCGAGCAGCTTGCTGGGCGACCCGTTCATCTTGCGCTTCAGAATTCGGGCGGACTGCGGCGTTCGATTCCCAAAGGACCCATCACTGTAGGTACAATCTTCGAAGTGATGCCTTTCGAGAATCAAATCGTCCTGTGCGATCTGCCCGGGGACCTCGTCTCAAAAGTTATCGAAAGGCTCGTCGAGCGAGCGACCGAGCAAATGACCGATGCCCTTTCGGGGGCAACCATCATCGCCTGTGAGGGAAAGGTGCGAAGCGCTCTCATCAGTGGGGCTCCGATTGATCCGCGAAAGGTCTATACGCTGGCGACGTCGGATTTTCTCCAGCAGGGGGGAGCGTCTTATGACATGTTGAAGGAGTGCCGTCGCGTGACGGAGACGGGCATTCTGATTCGTCAGGCGCTTATTGATTTCATTCGGGCTGAGACGGCAGCCCACCGGGAGATTCGTGGCCCGGCCACTGACCGGTTCCGCATCAATTGCGGTAGTTGA